In a genomic window of Venatoribacter cucullus:
- a CDS encoding TlpA family protein disulfide reductase: protein MSKTASPVPSEPRRRSRWLAEMALVLMLVAGFSLWLSRHMLNSGEPAPAETLPAVPAGTGTLQWPAAHNKTLVYFFAPWCAVCKVSMPSLNLLSGDDLRVVVIALDWQNQAEVEDFVRSSGFQGEVLLGTAGTMQRWQIDAFPSYYVVGRDGKVLHRDRGFTTPPGLLLRTR, encoded by the coding sequence ATGAGCAAAACCGCTTCTCCCGTGCCATCTGAGCCACGCCGGCGCAGCCGCTGGCTGGCTGAAATGGCACTGGTGCTGATGCTGGTTGCCGGATTCAGTCTGTGGCTAAGCCGCCATATGCTGAACAGCGGTGAACCGGCGCCGGCAGAAACGCTGCCCGCTGTTCCGGCAGGAACCGGCACCCTGCAATGGCCTGCCGCACACAACAAAACTCTGGTGTATTTTTTCGCCCCCTGGTGTGCGGTGTGCAAAGTCAGTATGCCGTCACTGAATCTGCTGTCCGGCGATGACCTGCGCGTGGTGGTTATCGCTCTGGACTGGCAAAACCAGGCCGAAGTGGAAGACTTTGTCCGCAGCAGTGGTTTTCAGGGGGAAGTATTACTGGGCACAGCAGGCACCATGCAGCGCTGGCAAATCGATGCCTTTCCCAGCTATTACGTGGTCGGCCGTGATGGCAAGGTACTGCACCGCGACCGCGGTTTTACCACCCCGCCGGGGTTATTACTGCGTACCCGCTAA